Genomic DNA from Papilio machaon chromosome 14, ilPapMach1.1, whole genome shotgun sequence:
gAGGGTGTTTTTTCACAAAGATACATATTTCTAAGATGTATAGGCAGGGCAATGGTAAGATTTGATGTCTTTTAAAAAGTGGTTTGCAACTATCTAAGAAGTGAGTACCACATATTGCTCTGATACATTTTTTCTGAGCTTTGAAAACTTTATCTGCCTCTACTGAATTACCCCATATTATTATTCCGTATCTCAGAATTGATGATATGTAAGCGTGGTAGGCTATCAGTGCAGTGTTTATGTTAACTATTTGCTTTATCCTCTTTAGTACATAGACAAATCGATCTGTTTTATTGACAATTTTCTCTATATGTGGTTTCCAACTGCAATGTTTGTCCACGGTTATACCCAAAAATACACAATCGCTAACACTTGAAAgttgattatttttgtagtgAATGTTTAATTCGGTTGTGTGTGATTGCAGtgtttgaaattgtataatattagttttattcatatttattttaagattattttgttcTAACCAGTTAATAGCCTTATCTAAAGTACtagtaatttctttttctaagtGTGCTTggttttcacattttattattaatgtagtgTCATCGGCAAAAAGTATACAATCTTTGTTAACTGCATCAGGGAGGTCATTGATGTATATGAGGAAAAGAAGCGGAGCTAATATACTTCCCTGAGGTGTGCCACAATTGTTTTCTCTAAAATTGGATCTGAAAATTTTTTGTTCGCATTGattagtttttgttatttctacaCATTGTTGTCTATTCTCTAAATAGCTTTTTATCCATTCATTAGCTTTCCCGCGTATACCGTAAGAGGAAAGCTTTAGTAGAAGAGTTTTATGGCATACAAAATCGAAAGCTTTCGTCATGTCTAGGAATATACTACAGACTTTAGTTCTATGATTAAGACTCTCAGTTATCTGTTTAATCAGTGAAAAACATGCTAAAGTAGTGGAGCTATTTTTCCTAAATCCAAATTGTTCCTGTTTAAGTAAGCTACATGACGTCATGAAGTGTTCCACCTTATAATACATAACCTTTTCAAAGATCTTCGACAATATAGGTATTAATGTTATCGGGCGATAGTTGCCCATTTCAGttctttttccttttttatacagaggcttgacaattgacttttttaacCGTTCTGGGAAAGTACCTTCcgttaaagataaatttattatatgggCTAGGGGGTTAGCGAGACTAGTTGCGCATTTTTTAAGTACTTTAGTGTTTATGTCATCATAGCCTGTAGAGTTGGTATTTTTTAGGGttaggataattttataaatatctatgtTATTTACCGGGGTTAGGAATATAGTTTTTGGATTTTCCGGGATAATTGAGTTTACTACTTTATTACTATGTACAGTTTGATTATTATTGGTTAAGGAGATATAGTAGTTATTAAATAGTTCGCATATTTTATTAGGATCATCATGTAGTTTATTGTCAATTTCAATAGAGTCTATTTCGGAATTGGATGTTATGTTATTTGTGTTCTCTTTGATTAAATGCCATGCTGCTCTACACACGTTTTTagattttcttatatattttaggcTGGCTATTTGTTGCGCTttgtatatacatttttttagaattttagtataattatgatatataattttattgcgttttttattatgcctacataaatgatatttaaGATATAATGTCCTTTTCATAATACAGCTGCGTTTGATGCCTTTTGTTAATCCtctgttttttacattttttccaGTGACTTTAACTTTAATGATAGGGAAACATAGATTGTAGAAAAGAGTTATGGTTTCATGTAGTGAGTCAAAAGCTTCATTTACTGTTTGGTAGTTGTATACCTCAGAAAAGGATAGGtttgaaatgtaataattaaattttgctaTATTTTCTTCACTTAAATctctaacatttttaaaccaaaaactTGAACTTTCTCGAATATTTCCGCCGATTTCTAAGTTTACTCTTACTGATTGTGCGGATTCGTGGTCTGAGAGAGCTAAGTAATGAAGTGCACTTTTTGTGTGTTGTATGTTACTTACTATGAGGTCTAGGCATGCGTTTTTCCGTGTTGGTATTTCTATGTGGttcttaaagttattattagttaatatGGAATTTAAAGTATCagtatttttgtctttttttaatatatttatgttccaGTCACCGcacattataattttcttgtttttatatttacacagaGTAGTAGCGAGTAGTTCAAGAGAATTAAGGAATACTGTTGCATCAACTAATGGCGTTCTGTATATACATACGACAATAaggtttagttttaataattcaatagcACAAAATTCAAATTGGAGTGGGATTGGAggaattacattattaactcAGGTAAAGTCAGTCAGTTTATTTGTACATTATACGAATAGAAACCATAAAGAATTCTACTCAAAACACACGCCGCTAAATACGTAGTCTcacaagaagaaaaaaaaatcgagtagTACTTAAGTATTATAAGTTGAAGAAACGCGGTGGAAATAAGAGATGACCGACCTGACGCCTGGGCGTTCCTTGTAGAAGACATACTGTAGCTTGACCGTGAAAATCTTGCCGAACTGGTCGAACTGCTGCGCGCCGACATCGGATACGGAGTAGCAGGCCTGAAGCGGCAGCTCCTGCAGCGGCTCCTTGTCCGTCGCAGAGCCCAGCAACTGCACAGCCGGCGACTCGCCCACATATACCAGCCTCACGAACATCTTCTTCCAAAACCTGCGTACATCAACGTGTCCCCGATGGAGGGCCAGTTCTCGGTTCTACACTCCTAATACTACTGCTGGAATGCGTAATCATTTAGACATCTGCAATGAGCTAACAATTTGCAGATGTTTTCATTCAATAAACGAATGGagcataaataaatgaaaagttaTTTCCTGATCCCAACTTTTACGTACCTTTGGccggtaatttttttcttattgggCTGTCGGAGGTGCATCTCCCAGCCCGGGCCGGTGTACGTGGTGCGCGGAAAGTCCTCCAGCGGCGCCGATACGTCCTCGTCAAACAGCGGCGTGGGCGGCGTCTCCCCGCCCCCACCAGAACGCCGACGGCTATCTTCTGAAGTTTTAATGTAGAATGCATTGGTGAATGGTATCTTGACTTTTTCAATAATGATAGAAACATATTAACCTAAGTGCGGCATTTTTCACTACATAGAATTTCATACTCGTTGGTTTGTGCTCGGTGTCAGttgtaaaattcaaattattacagaatataaaacaacaaagacATATGAGTAAGTCCTAACCAAATTGCGTGTCGATTCCGGTCTGTAGTTCAGCTTCGCCCTTGTCGAATGGGTTGGTGCGCGGAGACTCCGGCAGCGCGTGCGGACGTGGTGGCGGAGCCAGCACGGGCACCGCCGACTCTGCTCCGGCCGTGTCGTCTTTGGGTCTGCCAATTGATTAAGGTCATAAATATGTagcatacatatataaatgtatcttTAGGGCAACTAAGAGCTACCTAATAAATACGGTGAACGTATCATCGGCGGAGTCTCGTGACCCCTGGCGATCGAGGCACGGCGTAGCTGCGGGCGGCGGCGCCTGAAGACTCAGGAAGGGGTCGAAAGCCTCCGCCTCGAACCCGCTCGGCGCCGCCTCCGCGCCGCCGTTGTCACCCCACGCATCTGTAAGGCGGTATTACtaaatacaagtttttaaaGCCCacgaatttcattttaataatttatttttaagtaccCGTGTGCATGTGGCTGGGGGTTGCAGACTCAAATTTAGCGGAAAACGCGTCGAACGCATCCTCGGATGGTTGGCCAGACTCCTGTACGATGGTTTCGGATGTATCCCAGCCGAGGTCAGAAGTGGACGGAACACCTGTATTGTTCCCGCCGTAACTACTATCCGTATTAAAGGCGATGTCTTCATTAACCACTGTTCCTCCGTGGGattctacaaatattttgtgttcTGCTTCCGGAAATTGTTCAGTGGGTTGGGCTTGTACAACCGCTTCGTTTTGATTTTCTTGAGCCTCTGTACTCGATGACATAAAAGCGTCTTCAGGTTGTGATGAAAATATATCAGAGACACCATTGCCAAAGCTTGGCAAATCGTCATCGATTTGGTCGTCAGTGTCGAAtggatttttttctaattccgtCAATTCTTGGAACTTTTCATCAATATCTTCCATGAAAGGTGAAGTATTTGTTTGTGAAATATCCATGGGTTCAGAGCAATCCATAGGAATAGCAGTTTCATCCATTACATTGTCGGTGCTCACAATGTTATGTTGAAACATTGACGTATTGGAATTTATTGTTGTAATCATACTTTTCATCGAAGGCTGTATTTCAGTGCACGAGTCTGAATGCATATCTTCTAAATCACCACTTAAGAAATCgatttgtttttcttcttttttcggGGCGGAATACAAACTTAAAATGTCTTCCTTTGTTGGTTTTGTGACTACGGGGACAGGTGCATCAAAAAGGTTTATGTCATCCGATGGCATTACTTGCCGCGGTTCCCCGACGCTGGGCGGCGCTTCAGGTCGTGGGGGCACAGCGCAGGGCGGTGCCTGAGGTCGTGGGGGCACGACGCTAGGCGGCGCTGGCCGCGGGGGTCGTGCCGGTGGCGGCCTTGCTGGCTTATTTTTGCTGTCGTCGACATTTTCAATCGTTGCTCCCTCCTCATGGGAATCCGGATCAGGCGTAGGGCTCGGAGAATGAATATCTCGGACCGATACCGGGCTGGGTGTTCGAGTTGGTGGAATGCGATCGAGTAGGTGAGAACTGGTAAATTCCATTTGACCGGTCacacttaaaattaagttttgtgTTTCAGGAGGAAGTGAATGTGTAGGCGGCTCACGATTGCACGTTTCGCCTACGGTTGGACTCGGTGAATCCACTATGGTAGAGACCAGATCTAATTCTGTTGGTTTTGTAAACTTTTCTGAGTCCGACTGTTGACCTATAAACATATCCATTGGgttattttcaaagtttttagCGCCCAAGTTTGTTGGACTTTCTCCTCCAAAAATATCAACAGGAACTGTATCACCGACAGGTGGCTCATAATTTTCTCCAAAGTCTGAAAAGGGATTGCTAGCTACAAATGGATTGTCTCCTGTTAACGCTGACGATTCAATGTCGGCCATCATAAAAGGATTAAGTACATCAGCTGTTGCCGGGGCCGACGGCTCGTTCATACTCAGGAACGGATTATAAGCCATTTTTATGATGTCTACAATTAATTCAGAAGCTCGGATTCAAGCAATTTTAACTCTGTTTTTCCAGGATTCAGAGCCGTTGCAAAAGAAGTATCGAAAGGGTCAAAGTCCTCTTGTGATTGCGTTAAACCTACAGGCTGTGGTGTTAGAGCTTTAACTTGGAAAATATCGTCCGATGTCTCTAAAAAGTCGTGATCTCCTTCAGATTCAGAAATAACTTTAGAATCTTCGACATCGAATTCTTTggctaataattttaattctgttttaCTCGGTTTAATATCAGACGCAAAGGAAGTATCAAACGGATCTTCTTCAACTTCCTGAACGTTGTCCTTTTCTAACTTTAGTCCTGAAGGCAGAAGTACTTTAGCTTGTATGTCAAAATTGCCAGTATTAAAAAGATCAGTTgcgtcaaaattattttttgtgcctTTTAGTTGAGGATATTCTGAATGACGTCTTTTAGTtacgtattttatattgttagaCAAATCTTCGTCGGAGCGAGTTCGACTCAATTGTTCGCTGACTTTGTCAATAAGCTCACCAGTCTCGCTTATGTCCTCGGTTATTGAAAGCTCTTTTGTGTAATATGGAGTTAAAGGCTTAATTGGCTTGGATTTGGAATCAAGATTAGTACTTTCTACACCATCAACATTAAATACAACACTTTTACTAACAGTAAGATTCTCTGGTCGCGATGCTCTTCGCTCCTGTTGTTTAGGCTCGTCAGCTCGTGGATCGAAATCCGGATCACTTGGCACGCGATAGATAACAGATTGCGTAGCACCGATCAATTCTTGCTCcaataattttagttcaaCTCTTCCTGGTGCTACGACTTTGTCCACAATGGTAGTGTCAAACGGATCTATATCAGAATTGTTTGCATCCAATGGATCTAGTGGCGAATCCCCTAACTGACTTAAATCAGTACTACTACCACCTAATAAATCGCGTGGTACTTTATTTACGTCAGTTTCAATGATATCATCCGATGTTATTGATTCTCTTACGCCCAAAGGATTTGTTAAATGTATTCTCACAGATGATTTACgtcgattatttaatttttcacgaACTTCTTCCGCACGAGGATCAAAGTCTTCGTCGTCTTCTAATATGGTTGGTTTTGATTCAATTTTTACTGATTGTGTAGTCGGTATCACAGAATCAGCGAAACTAGTATCAAAAGGATCATCTTGGTCTAAATACGGatctaatatttcaatttggtCTTCAACTATGCCTTCCGCAAAAACAGACTCGTTTTTGTCGGCTTCAAAAGCAGACCAGGATTCTTTAATGACGGGTTCgactttaatttctttttcttctagTTTTATTACTTGAGGTTTTGTTTCAAGTGATTCTGTTgctaataatgtaaattcatCATCCTCATCTTCgtcagtttttgttttttttgtgtcgCCACTGGCAGGGTCTGAAATACTTTCTTTACTGatgcttttattttgttgtaatagCGACGTATGGAGAGATACACTCAGATCGATAGGTGTTGTTATAGGAATGTCAGTATCAGCATCCAATATACTTGATTCTATTGGTTCATTCTCGGTAGTTTTTGCAACTACTGGCAATTCTGAGTCAACACTCTCTAATAAGAGATCTCCAGGAATTATTCGTTTGCGCTTTTTGGATGTAACAGTTAAATTATCAATGCGACCCGTAAGAACTTCAACGGCGACTCCAATGTCTAAGGTCTTTTTGTCCCCCTTACTCTTAATGTCTTGTCCTTTGATTAACGCTTCGACATGAGATGTATCAAACAATCCATCGTCTTGAAATTCTTCAGGGGAGTCTGGTACGTATGCGAGTTTTACTTCGCCGCGTTCAACGGCTTCCACGTAAGAAGTGTCAAAGATGTCGTCCTGTTCCTCTTCCTCGGACTCTTCATCAGTTAATCCGTAGTCACTTTTATCTTCATCAGCATCAGTTGTAGTTTGTAAAAGTTGAGGGAAATCAGCCTCAGTGACTTCTACGACAGGCCTCGTGGGAGCTTCTTTGATTTGCGGCTCCTCCTCTTTAGGTTGAACGCGTTGAAAAAATGAAGTAGATTTGATTCGATCTAAATCACCTTGAGTTTTCTTAAGCACAGAATCTATTCCAGTCGTcaaatctttgaatttcgACCACtcttcattttcttttacgGCAGTATCTCCACTTTCAGTTTGTTGCTGTTGATGTTCTcttctatatttttctaattcttCTTCTGTAAAAAGTTCTTCCTCCCCTTTACGCTTAGACTTTTTAccctttttcttctttttaagGCCTTTGGGTAATTTTAGCATTATATGagcttattttattgaatctgTGTTGCTGGAACAAGAAAAAagcgtttaaaaatatttgctggGCAAAAGACAGGCAAAAGTTATCTGAATTGAGGCCACTCTATTAGTAAAGGTTCGCCTAGAGGGGAAAATGAATACATTCTTACATAACTTCGATTCGTTTGCGAATCTCAAATTGTCGAATTACTAGACTGGGGCACAAGTAGGATAACCTTCAACAGCGAATTAGATCATAATAGCAGTACACGGTACGACATTCTTGTAATAAAAGAATCTTACTCTTCACTACTTATTAGTTAGTACGGATCTAATAGAACGTCCTTTCTAAATGATGGCGTTGTGTAATTGCCAAGTCATTACCCTTATATATATACGGGAACTTAGTGACTAgatttttacaactttttgtAACGGAAATAGCTGCGTAGCGAAActtagcatttttaatatttcaaatattttatggtagaaagtacattatttttcgtttaaatTGATTCATTGTTAAACGATTGTTTTATCCTTGTACAGTTTCAATAATACATAAATGCATTGGTAGGTAAGTACCTGCCAAAAGTAAGTGTTGTCTAAATATCTAGGACCTCATACTcgtatattaggtcc
This window encodes:
- the LOC106708442 gene encoding protein stoned-B is translated as MLKLPKGLKKKKKGKKSKRKGEEELFTEEELEKYRREHQQQQTESGDTAVKENEEWSKFKDLTTGIDSVLKKTQGDLDRIKSTSFFQRVQPKEEEPQIKEAPTRPVVEVTEADFPQLLQTTTDADEDKSDYGLTDEESEEEEQDDIFDTSYVEAVERGEVKLAYVPDSPEEFQDDGLFDTSHVEALIKGQDIKSKGDKKTLDIGVAVEVLTGRIDNLTVTSKKRKRIIPGDLLLESVDSELPVVAKTTENEPIESSILDADTDIPITTPIDLSVSLHTSLLQQNKSISKESISDPASGDTKKTKTDEDEDDEFTLLATESLETKPQVIKLEEKEIKVEPVIKESWSAFEADKNESVFAEGIVEDQIEILDPYLDQDDPFDTSFADSVIPTTQSVKIESKPTILEDDEDFDPRAEEVREKLNNRRKSSVRIHLTNPLGVRESITSDDIIETDVNKVPRDLLGGSSTDLSQLGDSPLDPLDANNSDIDPFDTTIVDKVVAPGRVELKLLEQELIGATQSVIYRVPSDPDFDPRADEPKQQERRASRPENLTVSKSVVFNVDGVESTNLDSKSKPIKPLTPYYTKELSITEDISETGELIDKVSEQLSRTRSDEDLSNNIKYVTKRRHSEYPQLKGTKNNFDATDLFNTGNFDIQAKVLLPSGLKLEKDNVQEVEEDPFDTSFASDIKPSKTELKLLAKEFDVEDSKVISESEGDHDFLETSDDIFQVKALTPQPVGLTQSQEDFDPFDTSFATALNPGKTELNMNEPSAPATADVLNPFMMADIESSALTGDNPFVASNPFSDFGENYEPPVGDTVPVDIFGGESPTNLGAKNFENNPMDMFIGQQSDSEKFTKPTELDLVSTIVDSPSPTVGETCNREPPTHSLPPETQNLILSVTGQMEFTSSHLLDRIPPTRTPSPVSVRDIHSPSPTPDPDSHEEGATIENVDDSKNKPARPPPARPPRPAPPSVVPPRPQAPPCAVPPRPEAPPSVGEPRQVMPSDDINLFDAPVPVVTKPTKEDILSLYSAPKKEEKQIDFLSGDLEDMHSDSCTEIQPSMKSMITTINSNTSMFQHNIVSTDNVMDETAIPMDCSEPMDISQTNTSPFMEDIDEKFQELTELEKNPFDTDDQIDDDLPSFGNGVSDIFSSQPEDAFMSSSTEAQENQNEAVVQAQPTEQFPEAEHKIFVESHGGTVVNEDIAFNTDSSYGGNNTGVPSTSDLGWDTSETIVQESGQPSEDAFDAFSAKFESATPSHMHTDAWGDNGGAEAAPSGFEAEAFDPFLSLQAPPPAATPCLDRQGSRDSADDTFTVFIRPKDDTAGAESAVPVLAPPPRPHALPESPRTNPFDKGEAELQTGIDTQFEDSRRRSGGGGETPPTPLFDEDVSAPLEDFPRTTYTGPGWEMHLRQPNKKKITGQRFWKKMFVRLVYVGESPAVQLLGSATDKEPLQELPLQACYSVSDVGAQQFDQFGKIFTVKLQYVFYKERPGVRPGQVTKAERITSKLSQFAAYAMQGDYQGVKEFGSDLRKLGLPVEHAPQVSQLFKLGSLSYEDVKQFSCCVEEALFRLPAHRDRALTYKMEEVQLTAVDELHVEQDAEGGVLKQIARVRIFFLGFLSGMPDVEVGLNDLRRQGREVVGRHDIIPVATEEWIRVENAEFHACVQPQEFAESQILKFKPPDACYIELMRFRVRPPKNRELPLQLKAAWCVAGNKVELRADVLVPGFASRALGQVPCEDVAIRFPIPECWIYLFRVEKHFRYGSVKSAHRRTGKIKGIERFLGAVDTLQESLIEVTSGQAKYEHQHRAIVWRMPRLPKEGQGAYTTHNLVCRMALTSYDQVPPELAPHAFVEFTMPAAQVSHTTVRSVSLQNHDADPPEKYVRYLARHEYIVGIERTSGQAAPAYALAAAAPPTASPAAAPAVPERAPSSDSDSD